CGATGGCTGCAGAAGTTGCAATTAGTTCACCTGAATATCGAGTTGAAAGAATTAAAGCACTGATGGCGTTACAAGAAAAGGGAACAGCAAAAATTGTGATTACTTCAACAAGAGGCTTGAAAAAAATTGTACCTTCGCCTAGTGTATGGAAAAAAGCACGAATTAATCTGACTGTGGGAAAGGATATTGATCAGGGACAATTAATTGATGATTTAGTTGAAATGGGATATCAACGAACTAAATTAATAGAGAAAATTGGAGACTTTGCAGTTAGAGGATCAATCATTGATATTTATCCAGCAAATGTTGTTAATCCCATTAGAGTAGATTTATTTGATACTGAGATCGATTCTTTGCGCAAATTTGATATGACTACGCAAAGAAGTACAGAGAATATAGAAAAAATAGAAATTTTGCCTGTAACAGATGTTCTAATGACGAAAAAACAAATAAATGATGCAGTGAAAAGCATAAATAATGCATTGAATAATGAAAAAAAGGTACTGAAAAATGAAGAAAGCTATGCAAAATTAGCAAATACTGTTGAAAATTTGCTGGGAAGAATTAAGAAACAGAAGCTTTTTTCAAGTGATGCTGTTTTCTTAGATAAGATAAGTGAAAAGAATCCGAATATCACAGAATATTTAGGGGAAGATGATTTACTTATCTTGGACGATTATCCACGAATTCTTGATACAGAGAAGATCCTTGAGGACGAGGATACAAATTGGAAATTAGCACAGGTTGGGATTGGGAAAATTTTTTCAGATGAATATTTGGGTGAGTCTGTTAGAAAAATTGTAAGAAAGTTTAAGCAGAAAAGTTTATTTTTATCGATTTTTGAAAAAGGAATGGGACAACTTTCTTTTAGTCAGAAACTTGACGTGAAAGTTCGAGGAATGCAAAACTTTTTTGGTCAGATGCCACTCCTTAAAGCAGAAATTGATAGGTGGACCAGTCAAAAACAGACAGTCATAATTGCAATCTCAGATAAGGATAGACTCGGAAAATTAGTGACAACTCTGGAAGATTTTGAGATAAAGGCTGTAATTACGACAGAAAATGAAATAAAAGCTGGACAAGTTCAACTGGTTCTAGCTAATTTGGCCACAGGTTTTGAACTTCCTCAAGAACGTCTTATTGTAATTACGGAAAATGAATTATTTAATAAATTACCTAAAAAAAGAATTTTCAAACGACAAACAATGGAAAATTCTGAGAGGTTAAAAAGCTATACAGAATTAAAAGAGGGAGACTATGTTGTCCACATCAACCATGGTATCGGTAAATACATTGGGATGAGAACAATGGAAGTAGAAAAAAAGCACCAAGATTACCTAACGATTGTGTATCGAGATGATGCAAAGTTATTTCTACCAGTCTCCCAAATTGATAGAATTCAAAAATATGTTTCAGGAGAGTCTAAGGTCCCCCATATCAATAAATTAGGAGGGACAGAGTGGAAAAAAACCAAAAATAGTGTTGCTTCAAAGATTGAAGATATTGCTGACGAATTAGTTGAATTATATGCTAAAAGAGAAATGGAACAAGGATTTGCTTTTTCAGCGGATAATGAATATCAAAAAGAATTTGAAGATGCTTTTCCGTATTCCGAGACACCTGATCAATTGCGCAGTAGTACAGAGATAAAAAAGGATATGGAAAGAAAAGTTCCGATGGATCGTTTATTGATCGGAGATGTTGGTTATGGGAAAACAGAAGTTGCTCTTAGAGCAGCTTTTAAAGCTGTCCAAGATCAAAAACAGGTTGCTTTTTTGGCGTCCACAACTGTCCTTGCACAACAACACTATGAAACAATGCTTAGTCGGTTTGCTGATTT
Above is a window of Liquorilactobacillus hordei DSM 19519 DNA encoding:
- the mfd gene encoding transcription-repair coupling factor, whose protein sequence is MKLQEIFTELPELNTFLKNLDEGRGQRNLLTGLTASAKPLFLAELVQRRKRNILFVTDTLHHAQQLEKELLGYIEKNQVFLFAVDEAMAAEVAISSPEYRVERIKALMALQEKGTAKIVITSTRGLKKIVPSPSVWKKARINLTVGKDIDQGQLIDDLVEMGYQRTKLIEKIGDFAVRGSIIDIYPANVVNPIRVDLFDTEIDSLRKFDMTTQRSTENIEKIEILPVTDVLMTKKQINDAVKSINNALNNEKKVLKNEESYAKLANTVENLLGRIKKQKLFSSDAVFLDKISEKNPNITEYLGEDDLLILDDYPRILDTEKILEDEDTNWKLAQVGIGKIFSDEYLGESVRKIVRKFKQKSLFLSIFEKGMGQLSFSQKLDVKVRGMQNFFGQMPLLKAEIDRWTSQKQTVIIAISDKDRLGKLVTTLEDFEIKAVITTENEIKAGQVQLVLANLATGFELPQERLIVITENELFNKLPKKRIFKRQTMENSERLKSYTELKEGDYVVHINHGIGKYIGMRTMEVEKKHQDYLTIVYRDDAKLFLPVSQIDRIQKYVSGESKVPHINKLGGTEWKKTKNSVASKIEDIADELVELYAKREMEQGFAFSADNEYQKEFEDAFPYSETPDQLRSSTEIKKDMERKVPMDRLLIGDVGYGKTEVALRAAFKAVQDQKQVAFLASTTVLAQQHYETMLSRFADFPVQCAVLSRFQTKEQVKQTVNDLVHGVVDIVVGTHRLLSNDVKFADLGLLIIDEEQRFGVKHKEKLKQLRSQVDVLTLTATPIPRTLNMSMLGVRDLSVIETAPMNRYPIQTYVMEQNYGTVADAISREMARGGQAFYLHNRVADIEKTVAEIKSFVPEAQVAYIHGQMTELQLERILVDFIAGEYDVLVTTTIIETGVDIPNVNTLIVEDADRMGLSQLYQLRGRVGRSNRVAYAYFMYQENKVLTEVSEKRLEAIKDFTELGSGFKIAMRDLSIRGAGNLLGKQQHGFIDSVGYDLYTQMLKDAVARKRGVIGIKKTDAEIKISIEAYLPSTYIEDQRQKIELYKRIRQIENEKEFIEIQEDLIDRFGEYPGEVENLLKLSLMKMYADRALVESVNYENKKIVVTFSDEAFEYYQAADYLEVIAKVNLKATLKMEQKKMKITIALQPTEKLEKNIANLTELFKRLGEKADKVKKVNEREKQNS